Part of the Sphingobium sp. TKS genome is shown below.
AGATGAGGAAGTTTGTTCATAGCGCACAGCAATTCCGCTTGCGCCAGACCAGGTAGCCCATGTCCTCGCCAATGGCGGGATAGACCTGGCCTGCCGACATGAAGGTGGTGGAGGCACCGAGGGCTGCGCAGGCATAGCGGCCCTTGGTCTGCGGATTGGGATTGGTGGCCTGGAAGCGGTACTGCTGCTTGCGCATCACCGGCATCAGGTACTTGCCGCAAAGCCCTTTGCTGCCCATCGTCCCCCAAGCGACGAGTTCGCGGTGGAGCTTGTAGGAGAAGCGGGCGAGCGCGAGCCGCGATGCCTGCACATGGCCGATCGTTGCCGAAACATTGCCGTTGAGCGGATACATCGTGCCCTGGCAGCCCGCGCACCAGAACAGCTCATCGGTCGGCTGCTTGGCCGTTGCCGCCACGCAGTCCGCTGCACATGCGGCAAGCGCCAAGGGATTGGCGAAGAGGACCGCCTCGGGATTGATGATCGCGGTGAGCTCGCTGTCCTGCCACAGCGGGTCAATCTCGGTGATGTAGAGGATGTCGATCGAGCCGGACTCGAGGCACAGGAAATCGGCGACGATCTCCATCCAGTAGATCAGCGGATAGGCATACCAGTGGACATGCCACTGCGAGTTGTACTGGGTGTTGCCGCCAACCGCCGATGGTCCCGCCATCGACTTGAAGCCGATGTCGAATCCCGGATCGAGCTTCATCCCGCCGAGATTGACGAAGCACCATGGCTTCATGCTGACGTCGGCAAGCCGGACCGGCTCCCAGAACCCCATGGCGATGCCGGGCCGCAGCCCGCACAGGCAGACGGGGGAGTCGGGATTGTCGGTGTCGGGCCGCCCTGACGGCCAGATCTTCAGGCCGCCGACCGAGATCGGGAACAGGCACGACCAGCAGATGTCGGTGATCGGGTTGACGAACTTGCCCGTGCAGCGCCCGGGGCCGGCCGCAGCCTGGGCAGGAGCACTGGACACGACGCTCAGGCTGGTGAGCAGAAGCGCTCCGCAAAGCCATGACAGAAAGCGTTTTTTCTTGCTCATGACGGCGCACGCTCCTTGAGAGGGGGCTGTTCGGTGATGATGAGCGCGCGGCCCTGCTGCTCGACGGTTGCGGGCACCGCGCGAATGCCGAAGTGTTTCACCAGCGTGCCGCCCTGATCGAAGTAGAAGCGCCGCTGACGGGCCTTCATGAGTTCGAGCGGCGCACCGGCTACGAGGATGAGCTTCGCCTTGGTGCTGGCATAGCGACGGGTGGCCCAGGCGAGCTGTGCCGGGTCGTCCCCATCGAGAAAGACGAGCGGAGCCCGGAGCGGCACGGTATCGAGCGGATTGACCCGCGTGCCTGCGGCAATGATGAGCCGGCCCTTGTCGTCGGCAACATCGCGCGGGACGGTGATCGTCGGATCGAAGCGCCAGCTGCGCAGCGCAGAGGCGAGGGTGACGCCAGCGACAGGCTCTGGCCGGTTGACCCGGGCGATTGTCCGCCGCTTCAGCTCTTCGTTGAGACGGGCCGTTTCGCCGGTCTTCTCAAGCTGGGTGAGCCTGGCATGGATCTGCTGAAGCAGGTCCGGTTCGATGACCGGCCATACCGCGCCGTGCTGGCCGTAATCGCGAGCCATTGCCTGTGGTGCGATGGCCAGCGCCAGCGCAGTGGTGCAAACCGGCAGAGTCAGGAGCCTCACAGGATTGGCCTCCCGACTCCGAGTATGCGCGGTCCACAGATCCAACCGATCGCGGCATAGCGACTGTCGAAGCCATCCTTGTGTTCGCTGGTGACGAAGTAGCAGCCTTTCGGCACGCGCCCCGTAGGTCCAAGCGCCAGCGGTTCGCCGAGGCGGCTCTCAAGCTTGGCCTTGGCCACGGCCTCACCGTTGACGAAGTAGATGCGGTTTTGCTCGGTGATGATGTCGCCCGGAACACCGCTCACCCGCTTGCCGAACGGCTTGGGCTTCGCCCCGAAATGCTTGACTAACAAAGGCGAGGTAGGTGGGTCGAACAGGATGATGTCCCCGCGATGTACGGGTGCCCCCCGCGTGACCCAGATGGCCCAGTAGGGCAGGCTGGGGCTCACATTGATCATAAGCGCATGGCCCTGCGCGAAGGCGGCAAGCGAGGAGAGCGCCAGTGCCCCGGCGCCGAGCCCGCCCCAAAGCACGAGCCGGCGCGCCGATGCTGAGCGGATCAAGAGATCAGCGGGCTGCATCGGGAAGGGCTCCCATGCGGCGCACGACGTCGGCACGCACAGACCCGGTCAGGTCCGGCGTGCTCCCGGCGACCACTGCTTCGGCAACCAGAACTGTCCGGCCTTCGCGTCCGAGCTTCTGTACCGAGGCTTCCACGGCCTTGAGGTAGGCCTGGACGCGCAGTCTGGTTTCTTCAGGCGGCCGACCGGCACGTGCTTCGGCTTCGATGAAGTCGCCCATGATCCGGCTCAGCTGGACCGTGACGACCTCACGCTTCTCCAGGGTGAGCAGCTTGTCGGTCGCCCAGACACCCCACAGCACCTGACCAACCATGCCGACGCCGACAGCGATAGCGGTGAGATTGATCGATGCTAGCCGTACGCGCAGGCTCGATGTTGCCAGAATGTTCTTCACAGCTTTTCTCCGGAGAGTTCGCGGTCGAGATCACGGATGAAGCGCGGCATGCGTGCCATCACGATTAGCGTCGCGAGAGCGACAGCAACGAACTTGAATTCCCCGAGGAACGTCACGCGCCGCTCGAGATCGGCCCCCAGGAAGCGGTCAGCGAGATTGGCGACATGGGCGAAGAAGGCATCGGGATTGCCGCCTGACAAAAGCAGGAAGAAGAGCAGCGGCAGGCCCAGCGCCATCAGATAGGACGAGCCCAGAAACAGGCTGCCGCGAAGCACAATGTAGCAGCCATCGGCCATGCGCGAGCGCCAGTTGGGCACTCGATGGCTGGCGGGCTGTTCGACTTCGGACGGGGCGGTCCGGTCGAAAGGGGTGACGAGATGGAGAGGCATGGAAATAGGGATCCTTTGGTGAAGAGGTGTCAGCGGTTGGGATGAGCGATGCGCTCGATGGCATCGGCGAGCTGGTGGCCGCGCGCGATCTCGGCATCGATGGCGGCGAAGGTCTGGGGCGAACTCGAGAAGAGCGTTGCCGAATAGTCGTCGAGCACGAGCCGCCCGATCGCCTCGGTCTCCGGTCCTTTGATGAACACCTCGGAATAGTCGCTGCCGGAGCGCTTGAGGCTGCGGATCAGCGTCTCGGTGCGATCGTCCATGTCGAGGCGCTTGCTCGCCTTGAAATCGGCGATCGTCTCCGGCTTCTGCTGCAGGATCAGCATCCAGTCGCTGTTCTCGAGCGCTGCCGTCGCCCCGTCGGACTTGTAGTAGTCGTTGAGCGACTGGGTGGCGGTCGCAAGCGCGCCGCCATACTTGCGGCAGGTGCGGGCATAGGTTTCGACGAATTCACCCATCGAACCGCCCTTCAGCATCGACCAGGCTTCATCGATCAGCAGGAGTTTGCGCAGCGACCGCGGGCTGCGCGTCATCGCCTGGCTGGTCATGAACATGATCGCGGAGAGCACCACGCTGCGCAGGTCTTCCCGGCTCGCGAGGTCGGACATCTCGAAGACGGTGAAGTCTGCATCGAGGTCGAGACTGGCCTGGCCTTCGAAGAAGGCGCCGTAGGTTCCGCCAGCCATGTAGGGGGCAAGCGCAGTCGCAATGTCTGCGGCCGTGTCATGGCCGAGATTAGCCAAAATCTCGCCGACGGTGGTGACTGTGGCCGCCGCGCCATGTTCCGTCCAGACGAGGTTGACCGCCCGGTCGATCAGCCCGCGCTCGGTATCGGTCAGCTTCGCGCTGTGGCGGGCCATTTGCCCGACGATCGCCTTGATCATCCCGAAGCAGTCGAGGCGGTAATCTTCGTCCTCGGCGGCGCGCGTTCCGTCGATCATCGAGAAGGGGTTGAGGCAGAAGCCCGCTTTCATCGTGAACTCGACAAAGCGACCGCCCTGCAGCTTGACCGAGTGCTCGAAGCTGCGGCCATCGTCGATCACGACAACCTGTGCGCCGGCGCCGCGCAGCGCGGCGCACATCTCCTGGAGCAGCACCGACTTGCCCGATCCCGACTTGCCGCAGATCGCAACATTGTGGTTGCCGGCCTCGTTCTCGAACGGCGACCAGAAGAAGGGCTGGCCGCGCCGCCCGACGAAAAGCAGGTGGGGGTGGGCGCTGCCGAGATACTCGCCCTGCATGGGCGCGATATTGGCTGCGGTCGTCGACAACACGGTCTTGAACCGCTTCAGCCTTTCCATGTCGGCGCCGAGCCCGTCAGCCAGGGTGAGCGGCATCGCGGCGAGCAATCCCTGGATCTGGAGGTAGCGCTCGTCGGTAAGGTCCCAACCCGCCGCCTTGTAGATTGATTTGATCGCGCGTTCGTGGCGGTCGCCCTGGCCCAGCGGTGAATAGGTCGTGACACCGTAGAAGACCCGAACGAGCCGGCGGCCTTCCTGGAGCTCGGCCTGCACATGCTGCCACTCAGCCGCCTGTTCCCCGATCCGCGGCAGAAACCGGGCGCTGCGGGTTCCGGCGAGGCTGGTTGTCCGCATGAACTTGAACCCGGCTTTCGCCGAAGCCGCCTCCTGGTCCGGATAGACGAGACAGAGAATGGTGGCGGCCGGGCA
Proteins encoded:
- the traU gene encoding conjugal transfer pilus assembly protein TraU; translated protein: MSKKKRFLSWLCGALLLTSLSVVSSAPAQAAAGPGRCTGKFVNPITDICWSCLFPISVGGLKIWPSGRPDTDNPDSPVCLCGLRPGIAMGFWEPVRLADVSMKPWCFVNLGGMKLDPGFDIGFKSMAGPSAVGGNTQYNSQWHVHWYAYPLIYWMEIVADFLCLESGSIDILYITEIDPLWQDSELTAIINPEAVLFANPLALAACAADCVAATAKQPTDELFWCAGCQGTMYPLNGNVSATIGHVQASRLALARFSYKLHRELVAWGTMGSKGLCGKYLMPVMRKQQYRFQATNPNPQTKGRYACAALGASTTFMSAGQVYPAIGEDMGYLVWRKRNCCAL
- the traW gene encoding type-F conjugative transfer system protein TraW, encoding MRLLTLPVCTTALALAIAPQAMARDYGQHGAVWPVIEPDLLQQIHARLTQLEKTGETARLNEELKRRTIARVNRPEPVAGVTLASALRSWRFDPTITVPRDVADDKGRLIIAAGTRVNPLDTVPLRAPLVFLDGDDPAQLAWATRRYASTKAKLILVAGAPLELMKARQRRFYFDQGGTLVKHFGIRAVPATVEQQGRALIITEQPPLKERAPS
- a CDS encoding S26 family signal peptidase, which encodes MQPADLLIRSASARRLVLWGGLGAGALALSSLAAFAQGHALMINVSPSLPYWAIWVTRGAPVHRGDIILFDPPTSPLLVKHFGAKPKPFGKRVSGVPGDIITEQNRIYFVNGEAVAKAKLESRLGEPLALGPTGRVPKGCYFVTSEHKDGFDSRYAAIGWICGPRILGVGRPIL
- a CDS encoding type-F conjugative transfer system protein TrbI codes for the protein MKNILATSSLRVRLASINLTAIAVGVGMVGQVLWGVWATDKLLTLEKREVVTVQLSRIMGDFIEAEARAGRPPEETRLRVQAYLKAVEASVQKLGREGRTVLVAEAVVAGSTPDLTGSVRADVVRRMGALPDAAR
- the traC gene encoding type IV secretion system protein TraC, yielding MAEQLKTVVDRLLSGLLGDAEHADRARPQLMVDMLSDWLPYRVYDPATRLYFNARSKGFVLSVTPLIGADERTGEILGQFFSEGLPAGACLQVLHLASPRISRIIAPWFAPRYIQGGVYEAIARHRARRLYSLVWESGSPDAPFHARHHQVIVSVGVPTSKSVSNEDLKQTRDGLVAMLKSLNLGVVEVGPEALIAVIDDLTSPTTAPQDDAVPYNPNDSIASQAIRHDIELVVAEDRMRLVTERFRPTGRVNDGVPEIGTVYPDAFDVRHFAVRNMPSRWAPWECARLIGDLFTDKLRFPCPAATILCLVYPDQEAASAKAGFKFMRTTSLAGTRSARFLPRIGEQAAEWQHVQAELQEGRRLVRVFYGVTTYSPLGQGDRHERAIKSIYKAAGWDLTDERYLQIQGLLAAMPLTLADGLGADMERLKRFKTVLSTTAANIAPMQGEYLGSAHPHLLFVGRRGQPFFWSPFENEAGNHNVAICGKSGSGKSVLLQEMCAALRGAGAQVVVIDDGRSFEHSVKLQGGRFVEFTMKAGFCLNPFSMIDGTRAAEDEDYRLDCFGMIKAIVGQMARHSAKLTDTERGLIDRAVNLVWTEHGAAATVTTVGEILANLGHDTAADIATALAPYMAGGTYGAFFEGQASLDLDADFTVFEMSDLASREDLRSVVLSAIMFMTSQAMTRSPRSLRKLLLIDEAWSMLKGGSMGEFVETYARTCRKYGGALATATQSLNDYYKSDGATAALENSDWMLILQQKPETIADFKASKRLDMDDRTETLIRSLKRSGSDYSEVFIKGPETEAIGRLVLDDYSATLFSSSPQTFAAIDAEIARGHQLADAIERIAHPNR